From the Helianthus annuus cultivar XRQ/B chromosome 17, HanXRQr2.0-SUNRISE, whole genome shotgun sequence genome, the window AAGATGGATGGTCCTAAGATAGCTGAGTACGTGTAGAGATTCCATGATTTGTCACGAGTTGTCCCCTACATGGTAGAACCAGAATTCAAGCGAgttgaacgtttcatttggggactGGCACCCCAAATTATGAGCATGGTGACTACTTCGAAGCCTCCAAcgatcactgaagccattgactTGAGCGTGGCACCGACAAAGGAAGCAActagattgaacaagttttcaatcTTTGAGGGAAAGAAGAATGAGACTCATGTCGAGTCGTCATGggaaaacaaaaggaagttctcaaacttcaagAAGGGTACACGTGCGAGCAACAATGCCAACAAGCGTAGAGACGCTAACCCACCAGTTGAGGCACAAGCTGGTGCTACCGGTGCTGAGATCAGAGGAAAAGGGTATATGGGCACCCTGCCCAAATGTGATGTGTGTCAGTTTCATCACACTGGGCGATGCAGATCTGGAAAGTGTGAAATGTGCGGAAAAGTTGGCCATGCCAAGGAGACATGCTGGTATGGAACCGGTCGTGGGAATAATGGTCAAAGAGGAAATCGGAATGGTAATGGCAATGGAAATCGTGGTGGAAACAGTTATGGGAACAGAAACCAAGGTGGAAACAATAATCAGGGATGTAATGGAAATCGTGGTGGTTCTGGAAATTAAGCTGGTAACGAAAACCGTGGAGCAAACAACAACCAAgggcggaaatggaaatggaaatggtcgCGGCCAAGGTTGTTTTGGTTGCGGAGCTGTTGGGcatttcaagcgggattgcccaaaGAAGAATCAAGCCcaaggaagagttttcaacattgGAGTTAGGGAAGCTCGTCAGGATCCAAACgtagtcactggtacgttccctatcaatC encodes:
- the LOC110924375 gene encoding N66 matrix protein-like: MVEPEFKRVERFIWGLAPQIMSMVTTSKPPTITEAIDLSVAPTKEATRLNKFSIFEGKKNETHVESSWENKRKFSNFKKGTRASNNANKRRDANPPVEAQAGATGAEIRGKGYMGTLPKCDVCQFHHTGRCRSGKCEMCGKVGHAKETCWYGTGRGNNGQRGNRNGNGNGNRGGNSYGNRNQGGNNNQGCNGNRGGSGN